The genomic segment ATCTGCAGAGCTgattggaaagggaaaaaaaaaaacctgcaggaaCTTGGCAGAACACGCAGTCCCTCTCTTTCTATGTGTAGATGGCTCGTTAATGCCGAATTTGGACCCGACAGTTTCTCCTCAGTGCGACAGCAGCTCTTTTACCAGGAATGAAAATGTTAATCCCCGATTTAAAAGAGGAGTTTAGGCGGCGGGTTGGCTTTCCTCTTGCTGTTGAGGAAATGATTCCAAATTCTTGCAACACGATTACTGGGAAAAGGCAGCCTCTGCCCACAACCAGTATCAGCTTTGCtctgagctgattttttttacttcatctTATGCCAAGTGAGACTTGCAGATTTCTGGAGTATGTCTGGTTGGAGCTTTCATGCTGATTATTACTAAGCTGGCTTGGAACTGTGGAGCAAGGGCTTATTATAAATTAATAGttattttggaaaatgttaTCTTTATTAAAGTACAGCACACACGCAGTCTGGACATGGGGATGGTTTGGAATCTGTTTGTCAAAGGCTGGAGACACCCATGGAGTGAAATATTCCCTAGCACTTCAAAAGACAaaagcagtggaagaaaaaacACCTGCCAGCCTTTGTCCTCTGTCCTGGAACTCAGAGAAAATGCGGTTGAGTCACAAGCTTGAGATCAAGTGGGTGATTTGTCTGACATCCCAAACTGAAGAGGAAGTATTTGAAAGATCCAGTGCTTGCTTTTACACGGTGTTACTGAGTGGATCCTTTGGCTTTGGGAATCTGGATGAGGAATTTTGGCTCCATGAACATCCCTTCTCACCCACTGCAAAAAAACCAGCACTGCCCAAGCCCATTAAACCAGAACAAAATCACATCAGCAGATAAGAGACAGCAGAAGATAAGGGAGTGCTTTACCCTTATCTGAAAGTCTtggtaatttaatttttacaagTCTTTGTCCTGGTCCTCTGCTGAGTTAGAAGAGATGTCTGAATGGCATTTTGAAAGCAGGACTAAATCTAATTAACTTAAAAAGATGACTGATCATTGCAACACGGGGGAGGTGGTGGCTGCACTTTTTGTGGTGCTTGAATGTcttgggagaggggaaaagatgCTCTTTAATTGAGTTTATTGCTATATGCTGCAGATACTTCCAAGATTACTCAATCGGTATTTTGTCTTCCTCTTTAACTCTTTTTTAACTGGGAGCATTTAACAGCCTTGCCAATTAATCCCTTGAATTAAAATTGATAATTGAGCTTTGCAGCGAATCCTTTGGAAGGATGTATTGTCACTTCCAactctttggttttttttttcttttttttttttttttcctcactgggAAAATCAGAAAAGCTGTGGGCATTGGTTAAAATAGTTGTGTTAGGGTGAGAAGAGGCCCTGCTGCCACAGTTTTGGTTTATAATTCTTTATATGCCAACAATAATAACGTGTTTTGATTTGAGAACTTTCAGGTGTCGTGCAGCTGAttttaaatcagtttaaaattgaattcaaaattttaaattcattgGGGAGTTGTTGTTGCATCTTGGATTTGCCCACAGGAATATGGGACAAGTAAGAGTGGAATGGAACAGGGAGATTCATTATTCAAATGTTTGCTGGTGCTGTCTAGTTCTGCAAGTCATTAGAAGGATTTAAATTAGCCACAGCATTAAGGGAAGCACTTGCCAAGTTGAATTTCAATGGGGTTTGGGACTAGCAGCCCTCTCTCAAAGCAGGAATGTCTGGTTGCAATCTCACTACACCATAAATTACTCTGCTCTGTGGTTACATGTGGCAGTCTTGAGCTGTTTGGGAGCTCTGCTTGTTGTGTGAGGCGGAATATTAAAAGTTTCTCCAGGTTAAAGCTTCGTCTTGGACTTTCAAGGCcactgcaaagggaaaaaaatcaatattagTTGCCTTTATCTACCATCTAATCTGCATTTATCAAGTTTTTTTGCTCCTTTGATAttggatttatttttagttaatCTGCATTTATCAAGTTTTTTGGCTCCTttgatatttatatttcttgttAGGACAACAGCAGCTGTGGATTAGAAATACCATTAATTAGGTGCACATACCTGTGTCTCcctaaaatgtattttaggGGGTTTCTTTATTGCTTGAACCGTGGCTACTCCAATAAAATAATTCTCAACAGGGCCAGAAATACTTACAACTGCTGGGGATTAGCAAGTAATTAAATCCAGAAGGGCCTTGGAGCTGGGAGTCAAGTTAGTTTTGCCCTGATTTTTGACTCTATACAATGTACTCAGAGTCCATATAGAAACAGAAATCAATTGGAAAGTTTAGTGCTGAAAACTTTCAGGAGAAAGCTGAAACTTGGGGGAATCCAAGTTGttaattccccaaattccctggcaGTAAGGATTGTGAAGGAAAAGTCTGATTGCTGTCCTTACCTCCTGCTTCTCTTGCAGCTTGGAATTCTGTGACTTTCTGTTTTTAATGCCAATCTTCACGGCGTTTTCTTATTACTTTTACAAGGGAATTAATTAGAATTGATACCTGGGAATGCCAAGTGCCCTCCCAAAGTTTTTCCTTGGAGGTGTGATCACACAAAAAGCTGGgaatattttgatatttctgTCAGCCAtcccaggggttttttttaaattttttttccccttttggaaGGAGGAAAACCATCATCACTGAATCAGCTCCTTGGAGCAGGCAgtgtttgctgtgttttctgtgatAATTAGTGAGCCCAAGGGTTTGGGAGTGAGAATGCTGCTGTTCATCTGTTGTTCTTTCACTTGACTGGGCTCCAAAAGGTTCCAAAGCCTAATTCCTGGTGGCTGCTTGCTGGTGTGGAAATAGGAAAGTCTTGCCTGTTACTGAGCCCTCCTGGCCTCAGGATGTGGAGCTGAACCCTCCTGGTGCCTTTGGATCTTCCAGCCAAACGCCTCTCCCTGATCCAGCGCCTTCAAGTAGTGCtaaaccacccaaaaaaattaaattttcttcagtttttaatgATGTAATTCCATTCTTTATTAAGATAGCAATATTTAAACCTAAGCTTGGCATCCCCTGTAGGCCAAACCCAACCATATTGCTGGGGAGGGGTTTTATTTCAGTCTAAAAGCTGAATTTCTGTTGGACTCTGCGTGAAACATAAGGTTTCAGAAGCAGATCATCCTTAATGTTGCAAGTATTTTTGGCTGAAATTATTGAAGCTgccaaacaaattaaaaaaaaaaaaaaaagaaaaaaggaggattGCAGCTGGAATAAATGTCCagcacaaaggaaaatgaaCTACAGCCTTATCAGCAACTCCTAGATAAAGCTGAAAAACCACCCATGTTGTCCTCgccaaaaatgttttattttgcaggAACAGAATCCCAAACACaaataggctttttttttttgcttttttttttttttttctccccacaaaTACCATGGCTCCAGTTCCACATTCTCCTTCTGTTTTCGAGGGTTGGCACGGCTTCAAATCTGCAAAGGAACACGAAAAaagagggagcagcagcctggagtTGTCTGTTGAGACTTGAGCGAGCCTCATTCCTGACATTCCTGCCTTCTGAGGGTTTCTCTGGGCAGAGGGATGAAAATGCCAGCTTGAATAGGCCTGCACAGCGAGGGCTGCAGCCCCTCTTTATTTGCACAGGAATAAAGGTTTGGTTATAAATGAGAGCAGGAAATTTCCTTTGTGGATCCTGCAGCTCGAGGAGTTGAAATGGGCTCTGTTTGCTCTGCCACAcaccagcctggagaaaagctggGGAATATCCCTCCTAAGCTTGCTATAAGTGCTTTTATTCCAGCTCAGTGCCTGAAATAGGAGAAATTCAGAGTtggggggggaaagaaaaaacttgcaagcaaagcagctccagctgctgggctgggaaggaGTCTCAGGGCTGGAGGTGGGGACTCAATGTGTACATAAATACATCTCCTGGACATATATGggatccctggagctgctgagtgAGCCCATAGGTATTTGTGTGAGGAATGAGTTTCTGGGTGAGGCTTTGCTGAGACTCCTTTCTAGCCAGCAAGCATTAAGGATTCCCTCAATCCTGCTCTTCTTGCTTGCTGGAGCTCATGGAGATGTGGTTTTTGTGTCGGCTGGGTGGCTCTTGGTGGCACTTGGTGCTGCAGTTCCTCTGTCCAGGAGAAATaacccagccctggggctgcaggataAATaacccagccctggggctgcaggacagggctgtaATAGCAGTGCTGGAGATAGTGGGGTGTAATTAGCAGGGAAAATGCTTATTGATAGCTGCACTGAGTGGTTGAGTCCGGGTCACCTCGCTGAGGTTTGTGTCATTCGTGCTGAATTCAGCTGAAGTGGGGTGTGAAGAGCCTTTGCTGACAGCTGCCTCTGTCAGATTGACATCATTTACCGAGATGAGCGTTCAAATTAAATCCTTCTCGTTCACCAAATTACCTTCTGCTACCTACTTTGGTAATGCTTCACTCCCCATGTGTTATTCCTCATTTCAAAAACAACATTCCTGGGATTCTTGCCTCCTTCCCCGACTGAAGTCATCTGCGAGCCCTTCACACCATTCCCAGCTCGCCTTGTGCGACAGCCTGAGCTGTCTGTCAGGGAAAAACTGCAGGAATTCCTCTAATCCCGTTAATAATCAGAGACCTTCCAGCCAATTAGTtctggagagctgggaaatTGGTGGATAATGAGCTGATaacccccccccaaactccTGGAAATTGGGTTCTTGTGGTGGGTGCTCCATGCTGTGTTTTAGGGTCTGCTGGATTTTAGGatttctaaaaggaaaataaggatGTGTGATGGCTGAGAAAATGAACTTCCAGTTGCCCAAGCCCTTGCCCTGCTGGGCCACTAAACTTGTTTAAATTCCCTtttaaatacatgaagaaatgtattttcctcAGGAAGTGAAGCTCAGCACAGTTAAGGCCAAACCTAATGGTGATTGAGTGATTGCAacttcttagaaaaaaaaaaagcttttttttctggctttttttccccccagcatGTCGCCAAATTCACCAGATgattaaaatgtgatttttaactCTTCACATGATGATTGTTGttaaggaaagcagaaaatccCTTCACAGGCCTGCAAGTAAAACAAGCACAAAGTACTGTACCTACATCTGTTCCCCCAGATTACTAAATTAGCTTTGATCTTGTTGATAAAAATCTGGTTTATGGGCTAAACATAAACATTTATTGCAAGCTTTACTGGTTTACAGATTAATGAGGCTTTTTGTGACAGATAACTTGCGTGCCTGCCTACAggattgggatttttccctgctGGAAATCTGTTTCCTGCAACAAGTTCTTTAATTTGAAGCAAGAGTTTCATCTAAACATTGCCAATGTGACAGCTAAAGACGCTATTTGCACTTGGAgctatttgttttaaattaactgTTAGGCAAATCAAAACTGAGGAATTTCAAAgctgttttagaaaaaaaagcctttttggAGTTCCAAGGATTTGTTTTCCCCTGCAGGTTAATGCTGGGCCTTAAACTTGGGCTGGCCCCGTTTCCCTCTCCTTGGGAGCATCCCCAGCTTTTGGTGGGTGATGGATCACTGTGGGGGCATCCCTGGAAGCCTCTCCAGGCTTTCTGAATGACTGCAGGAAGAGGAGAACAGCAATTAATGAAgatgttgtttgttttccctgcagGGTCTCCTTATTACGACAACGTCCGCCCGCTCTCCTACCCGGACTCCGATGCTGTCCTGATCTGCTTTGACATCAGTCGGCCAGAAACCCTGGACAGTGTCCTAAAAAAGGCAAGTGTTTGAGCAAGCCCTGAGCACAGAACTTTGCTCATCTTTAAATCCCTGCAGTGGTGCTGTTCCTACACTGGAAACTtccactttgtttcttttttaatggaGCGGTGGCAGGAGGGTGCTTTAATTTGAGGTCATTTGTTTGAAAAGGGCTGGATGTTAATTGGAAATAAAAACTTGCTAATGGACACTTGGAGCTGAGGGAAATTCTCATTCCTCAGTCCTGAGACAGCAAGGAATTGTGTccttgctgtgagggtggtgtgAGGTGCTGTAAGAAATTGTCTCTCACATGTTCCTGTAACAGGATTGGGAAACTTTGCTGGGTTGTAGGGATGGCTAAAAATTGTCCTGCCGAGTCTTTGGACTTCTGCCACGGCCTTACATAATTTGTGAGCCAGTGACAAATGCCTCTGGAAGGCACCAGCAGAGCTTGCAGTGGCACAGAAATGCAGCCCTGCCCCAAACCCTTGATGAGATCACTGATCCGAGCTCGTGTCAGACTTCCCATGAGCTCAGACATGGAATTTTCATAATCAAGTTCTGTTTGCAGGGTGGTCTTGGTCCCCTCCTTGGCTGCTGAGCATGACACAACTTCACAGTGGTTTTGGGGCTTAGTGACCTGAagttccttttcatttttcctgagGCTGGGGCCAGTGATTCTTGTCTCACTGGGATAAAATGCCTTACAATGCTCTGAATAGCCTacaaaaaatacttcaaaactACTCCCTCTGTCTCAGAAAGCAGCCAGAACTGTGGTTtttctgtccctgctcatgCTGGTTACTTGATTCTACAAGAGATTTTTGGTAATATGCTTTTAAACCCTAATTACAGCCTTCAGTTTTAGGGAGTATCATCTGTGTGGATTATGCTGTGAAGTTTTTGGCTTTGAGTTCTCAACATAACCTTGTTTCACCTTGGGTGGAACCCAATGAATTTCTCCCAAGTTCAGCGTGAAGGGCTCGTTGCTGGTTCCCCTGGGACAGATTTGTGTAGTTTCAGGTGTGAGAAGGCAGCAGTGAACCCACATTTAGCCCTGCTGGTGTTGTTGTGGTTGTAccagagctgcctctggaggTGGGGACACCATCCCTGcacctggctggggctgggtgtgagaaacagcagctctgcaaaccTTTGCTCATGTGGGTAAACAATCTCAACTCATTCCCTCCTGATTAGTAAGCCAGTGGAATTCATGAGTGTGTGAGATAGGAAGATTTCATCCTTGACCAAgttctgctggagctggtgcCTTCCAAAAAAATTACCTTGAGGGCAAAGCCAGCCATTACATAAAAACACTTCAGCGTGGGAGGTCAGCACTGATGAAACTTGTACCCCTTGCTTCTTTGGATTTAAACATGAACAACTTCCCAATTTTCCAGTGGAAAGGGGAAATCCAGGAGTTCTGCCCCAACACCAAGATGCTTCTGGTGGGCTGCAAGTCGGACCTGCGCACCGATGTCAGCACGCTGGTGGAGCTCTCCAACCACAGGCAGACCCCCGTGTCCTACGACCAGGTAGGGGTCAGCTCCTTTCTTGTCCTtcaggagggaagaaaaaacccctTTTTCAGTCACTGGAGCCCTCACTGTGACCAACTTCTCCCTCTTGATGACACCAGCCTAGCCTGAAAGGCAGATTGGCACCTGTGGTGTGGGTGGAGGTGGGTTTGAAAATGATTTAGGACTAAAGGAAATCCTGCAGCCCCACAACACATCATAAAATCATCCCTTTAAACATCATAAATTGTTGTCTTTTTGCTTGCAAATTGCTTTTTTTAGGTGAGTTGTTCAAAAACTTCCTGCTTTTCCGTGCCTGCACACACCAAAAATGCAGCTAAAAGGTGGCACATCCTGTTTATTCACTGACAAATTGGTAAAATTGCTGGCTGCAGACTTCAGATTTGAATGTTATTTGACTTTAGAATCCTGACATTATATTGGAATATCACCTGTCCccaatgctttaaaaaaatacctcatCCCTCCTTCTGAAGGTGCAGCAAAGCCGGAAGGCATCTTAGTTCTTGATGAGTTCTTTGCTCCTGGGGAAGGGAGAAGCTTGgaggcaggagagagagaaagggaaaggaatcAGGTCATGGGAGAGAGCAGGatgtggggagcagggaagcTTGCCTTTATTACTCACATGTGTGTGATCATTCATGGCAGCTGAATCACGCTGCTGGTGGCAGATCCACCCTGTGGCAGGGACAGTGGCACCTCCAcctgtcacctcagtgtcctcAGCAGCCACTTTGGGGTGCTTTATCCCTCAGCTTTTCCAAACCTTCAGCTCCTGATGGGGGCATTACTAAGGGTGCAGCATTTTGGAAAATGGCAGGACTTGAGTAAAATCGAGTCTTTTCCCACGAGAGTGACCAAAAATCTGCTGGCAggtggattttttaaaaaaaaattatatttttcccccTGGATTCACAGCTCAGCCTGTACCCTTGAGGAGCAGGAGATGGAATCAGAGCTTTCCTGTTGCTCTGAGCTCCAGCAGGAagggccaggacaggctggtgACCCCGAGCTGCAGCCTCCCAGTTGATGAGCAAACACTGCTGAGGCTcagctcagcagggctgagaTGTTGAGCTGTGGGGAGAGCTCTCAGGAGCTCCTGCTGCATTATCAGCCTCTCCCCACTGCTGCATCACTGCAGGGCAAACAGGAGCTGAtgcccaggaggggctggaggcaggCACGGGGTGTGGGAGGAGTGGCACATCAAGGATGTGTGGTTGGATTTCGTAACTTTGTCAAGATTCATCCCTCAGAAATCAAAATTCCCTTGGAACAGCTCCCCTTTCTGCACATAATGCTGCATTGTGTTCCAGGAGCAAAATCCACCACGGGACACTGGGCTATTGTCATCTGTCACATGTTGGGCTGTTTGCTTTGTGCTGCAGGAACAAATATCCCTGCTTTGACTTCTTAAAATCACAAAAGAAGAGCTCCTATAACCCCcaaatgctcttttttccctttttttttccctgtgttcccTGGCTGGGAGTTGATAGACCTCTCCCAGAGCACATTTCCCTAAGAACTTTGCCCTCTTCCTGGAGCTGTTACAGGgactctgctccagctgcttgtTCCTTTAGGTACAGAATTTCTCTTTGGAGATTTCAGGCTGGAAGCTGCTGCATTTTCCAGGAAATTCCCAGGTTCAAGTCAGGGTGAAACTGCTGGAAAGGCCTCGCTCAGAGACTTCAGCTTTTTGCAGTTATTCATTTGCAGTCACTGAGCTGCTCTCCTCTCCCAATTTGTGTTTATCAGCGCAGCAGATAAGGCTTGGACACTTGtttaaatccatttattttccaaaatccGCCGTTGGAGCTTTgtgttttccagggaaacaGCGCAGAGCTGGAATGGTGAGGATTGCTGGGGATTTTGCACAACTCTGTATTGATCACAtgttcctttttcccctcagggtGCAAATATGGCCAAACAGATTGGAGCAGCCACATACATCGAATGCTCAGCCTTACAGTCAGAAAACAGTGTCAGAGACATTTTTCACGTCGCCACCCTGGCGTGTgtgaacaaaacaaacaaaaatgtgaaACGAAACAAATCTCAGAGGGCCACAAAGCGAATTTCACACATGCCTGGCAGGCCAGAACTGTCCACAGTGGCCACGGACTTGAGAAAGGACAAAGCAAAGAGCTGCACGGTGATGTGAAGGAGCTGGGATttcctggaggaggaggaggaggaagatgatcCAGGAGGGGTTGTTGGAGCTCAATGAAGTCACAGCCACAGGGTGTTTAATGAGGGCTTTGCCAGTGCTTTCATGGAGACTTCTCCTGTTGTGTGAGACTGTACTAAAGGactgagcagcaggaagaaaaggCTCTGAGAGAGGTGGCATCAGGAATTTCTGTTGAAGacaatgccaaaaaaaaaaaaaaataat from the Poecile atricapillus isolate bPoeAtr1 chromosome 5, bPoeAtr1.hap1, whole genome shotgun sequence genome contains:
- the RND3 gene encoding rho-related GTP-binding protein RhoE; the encoded protein is MKERRASQKLSSKAVMDPNQNVKCKIVVVGDSQCGKTALLHVFAKDCFPESYVPTVFENYTASFEIDTQRIELSLWDTSGSPYYDNVRPLSYPDSDAVLICFDISRPETLDSVLKKWKGEIQEFCPNTKMLLVGCKSDLRTDVSTLVELSNHRQTPVSYDQGANMAKQIGAATYIECSALQSENSVRDIFHVATLACVNKTNKNVKRNKSQRATKRISHMPGRPELSTVATDLRKDKAKSCTVM